The nucleotide window ACCTCTGTACCTACTGCCCGTTCTTTAACTTTAGCAATAAAGTCTTTGACCACAGGCAAGGCAACATCGGCCTCAAGCAGCGCCATGCGAACTTCGCGCAACGTCTCTTTAATATTGTCTTCGGTCAGTCGGCCTCGGCCGCCAATAGAATGTAGCGTTTGCGACAAACGTTCCGATAAATTCTCAAACATGTCGATCGTCTCTTATATTGCGATTTCTGACGTTAATAGTAATGGGGACAGTATATCTGATTTGCAAGAAAGTTTCGCCCCGTAAGTATTGGGTTTGGCCGACTGACGTCGTATACTCGAGGCATGAACAACTAAGAACCAGGGAAGTCGAGCGCGTGATGCTCTCTTTATTGTTGCTAATCAGCTTATTGGGTTACTGTGCCAGCGCTTTTGTTATCCTACAAAATATATTAAAAAACAAAGTGCTTCACCCAGCTTATCAGATCATACCAGCTGCTTTGGCGGTTGCTGCGCATGGCTGGCTTATCATAATAGAGCTCGCTGACGATGATTTTGATCACATTAATATCTCGTCCAGTCTGGCTATTGTGGCTTTTCTCATAGCCGCTTTAACCGTAGTGAAAAATAACCAGGCCAGTAACTTATTTTTGAAACCGGTTATTTATCTATTCTCTGCGCTTACCACACTGTTACTCGTATTTATTCCTGTTAACTGGGGAGCCGACATAAGCGTAGGGCACGGGCTAGTTTTTCACATCACTTTATCGTTGGTCGCTTATGGAATACTGGCTTTAGCCACACTTTACGCACTACAAACCAGTTATTTAAACCGTGTGTTAAAAAATCGAAAAGGTCATATTCTGCTGAGCAAATTGCCACCATTAATGACCGTCGAAAAATACTTCTTTAACCTTCTGGCGCTGGGTACTTTTGTACTATTTCTCGCTCTGGGCTCAGGGTTTCTTTTCCTCGATGACATGCTTGCTCAGCAGCAAGCTCACAAAACTATTTTAACTAGCGTCGCAGCTCTGCTTTATCTATTGGCCGTGGTCCTGCACAGAACATCTGGCTTACGTGGCCGCATTATTGTGGTTATTACTGTACTTGCCAGCACACTATTAACCTTAGGTTATTTTGGCAGCCGCTTCGTGAAAGATTTTCTCTTATCCTGAATGATACTTGACTTCATAGCTGAGAACTCTACATTGTCACATTCACAGTATAATTAAGGAATAAACCGTTGGACGAGATATCAACGAGCATGTTGCTCGTGATTTTAGCCGTACTGTTATTTTTATCCGCATATTTCTCTGGCTCCGAAACTGGCATGATGTCTATCAACCGGTACCGTCTGCGCCACCTAGTACAAAACAATCACCCCGGAGCTAAGCGTGTCCAGTACTTGCTTGATCGCCCCGATCGGTTAATCGGCCTTATTCTTATTGGTAATAATCTGGTCAACATTGGCGCATCCGCTATCGCAACAATTCTTTGTCTGCGCTGGTTTGGTGACGCAGGAATTGTTGTCGCTACTTTTGGTTTAACCCTAATTATTCTGATTTTTTCTGAAGTCACGCCAAAGACTATTGCAGCACTGCACCCGGAACGCATTTCGTTCCCCAGCTCCTTAATTTTGATGCCTTTGCTGAAAATCATGTACCCTATCGTTATTGGTATGAACTTCATCACCAATTCCTTTATGCGCATGCTGGGGGTCAACCCGAAACAGTCACAAATGGCTGACGCATTAAGTTCCGACGAGTTACGCACCGTGGTTAACGAGGCCGGAAACTTAATTCCAACTTCGCATCAGGAAATGCTGGTCAGTATTCTGGATCTCGAGAAAGTTACGGTAGAAGACGTCATGGTGCCCCGTAACGAAATAGTCGGTATCGATATTAGTGACGACTGGAAATCTATCGTTAAACAATTGTCGAATGGCCAGCACACCCGCGTACTGCTTTATCGCAATGAAATAGATGATGCTATCGGATTTCTGCATGCCCGCGATATCATGCGTCTGATGAGCAAGAACCAGTTTACCGCTGATAAATCCATATTAGTTCGCGCAGCACGGGACAGCTACTTTATTCCTGAGGGCACACCACTGAATGTTCAGCTGCTAAAGTTCCAGCGTCGTAAAGAACGTATCGGACTGGTTGTTGACGAATACGGCGACATTCAGGGACTCGTTACTCTCGAAGATATTCTGGAAGAAATTGTTGGCGACTTTACGACTTCCATGGCGCCGGCTCCCAGTGAGTCAGTAACGCTTGAAACCGATGGCAGCTTTTTAGTCGACGGCTCAGCTAACTTGCGCGAATTAAACAAAGAAATGAATTGGGATTTTCCGACGGATGGTCCAAAAACCTTAAGTGGCCTTATTATTGAGCAGTTCGGAGATATTCCTGATGCCCGGTTGTCGCTTCGTTTAGGCGGTTATCCGGTAGAGCTTGTTGAAATTGGTGACACCATGATAAAACAAATTAGAGTATTTCCCGAGCTCTACCAAAAAACCGACAACCAGACCAATGACTAACCGAAGAATAAACGCCATAGCCAGCCGTGCTTTAAGTCTTCCTCACATTTATTCAATTGCGCGGCGTATGTCATAGAGCGGCTTTTCACAACCCTGGATACTTTTACCAACCAGGGTTTCTTTAAATAAGACTTACGTTGATAACCGCCCCAACCTTCATGGTAGTTAAGGTATTGTCCGTAAGCATCCCATTTCGATACGCCATTAATTTTATAGGTTTTTGCTATAAACCAGCCCATAAAATCAATCGCATCTTCAAAATCATCGCGGCTGGCCCAACCGTTACCCGTTTCACGCTGGTAATCTTCCCAGGTCATCGTTTTCGCTTGCGAGTAACCGTAAGCCGAACTCACCCGCCCCCACGGAATAAAACCTAAAAGGTAATCTCTGGGAGGCAAAGCATTATGCTTAAAGGAACTTTCCTGATACATCATCGCCATTGGCACGTGAATAGGCACACCCCAGCGCTCACGCACATCTGCGGCCGCATGATACCAGTCACGGTGTTCTTCAAAAATATGACAAACATTTTCAGGATTAGCCGGAGGAGGTGTTGCACAACCACTCAGAGTCGCTACAAAAAAAGCACTTACCAGCACTTTCGGTTGAATTGAAAAAAAAAGTTTTATCGCCATTGAACTTTATTCACTCGCTAAACTCTCAGTAATTGAACACATGTTGTAGCTGAAAAACGCATTCATGTTCATCCCCTGAACGTTTATAGAACGCAGTCCAAATTTGGGCTGCGTTTTTTTATGTTTATCAGTCAGCTAACTGGCCTGAGCGTGCCGCCTGTTTGAAATAGTTTGCCAAAAACGTATCAAAATCAACGTTATTGTCTTGCTGATAACGATCTTCAAACGCTTGCTCTGATTCGGCCGCCCATTTAGCAAAATCATCTTGTTGATAGTAACTGAGCGGTTCATTTTTCAATTGCTCACGGTATTGCTTAGCTAACTGCATACCTAAATTACTATTATCGCGATCTTCTTCTTTAAGCAAACGTAAAATTTGTCCCGATAACGTACTTTCCGGATTTAATACCCATTCATACAAATCCGCCAAATGATTCTGATAAACTTTACTGTCTGAACTATTATCCAGCGCTTTTGCAATTGAAGCGAAATCTGCAAAAAGTTCTTCCAGCCAGTCAGCCATTAAGCGATCAATACCGTTTTGCTGCAAGCTTAAGCGCGGGTTACGCCCCTGCATCACCACTTTAGTAAAGTTTTCATCAGCTTGCTGCTGCTGTTCCCAGCTCATTTCTTTGCTTGGTTGTAATAAACAATGCAGAAGCATTAAGTCCAGAAAGTGCATTTGCTGCGCAGTGATACCTACATCACTAAACGGGTTCACATCCAGCGCACGAATCTCTATGTACTCCACGCCGCCTCGCTCTAAAGCCTGGCTAGGCGTTTCGCCATCGCGTGCTGTCTGTTTAGGACGAATTGGCGAATAGAACTCATTTTCTATCTGCAGAATATTATCGTTAAGCTGACGGTAATCGTCGCCTACTTTTACACCGATTTTCGAAAACTGCTGAGAAGGCGTTGTAATTGCGCGACGCAGGCCCTTCACATACTCATCCAATGAATTGTACGTTATTTTCAGCGTTGCCTGTTCTTTATTGGTATAACCTAAGTCGCTCATTCGCAACGACGTGCCGTAAGGCAAAAATACCGTTCCTTTACCTACCGTATCAAAATTCCACTTTTGCAGAATCTCTTCGTTTTTCGTCTGACTGAAAAACGATTTACACAAAGCGGGTGAAGCGCCAAACAAGTACGGAATAACCCAGGCAACACGCTTAAAGTTACGAATGAGCGCGAAATACCGTTCCGTACGGAAACTCTGGTTATTACGAACGCCTTCAATCTCCGCTAATTCTTCCCACATCGCATCGGACACGGAAAAATTGTAATGCACTCCGGCAATAACCTGCATGGTAGCGCCATAACGGTATGTCAGACCTCGTCGGTAGAGGCTTTTCATACGTCCCGAATGCGAGTCACCATATTTAGCGATACGAATATCGTCATCTGAGCCAATGTAGCAAGGCATGCTCATCGGCCATAACAACTCGTCATCAATGGCGTTATAGGCCACACGATGAATATCACGGAGCTGTGACAGTGTGGTGTTAATATCGGAGGCAACCGGAGTAATAAACTCAAGTAGGTTCTCTGAGTAATCGGTTGTAATGGTTGGATGCGTCAGAGTTTTTCCTAACTCCTGAGGATGGTCACCCGGCGCCAGCGTTCCATTTTCTTTTATGCGCAAAGCTTCACGTTCAATACCACGCTTAATGCCTTGCCAAACTGCTGTTTTACCCGATTGCTTAAGCTTTTCGATAACTGCTTGAAATGTTGCTTGCAAATGACAACTCCACTCACTAAGACGGAAGGTTTTCTGTCGCTAAGCTTACTGGTAATTCGCTAAAAGGTCTATGTTTGTCACTCTTAATTTGAGCACATAACTTGGCGATTAAGGCTCAACGTGGCAGACTAGCTGCTGTTTATCTAACCTTTCGGTTACGGATCAACCATGAATTCATTCTGGACATTTTTACAGCTCATTTTTGTCATTCTTCAGGTAACCAGTCTTGCGTTATATGCCCTGTTACCTTCCCCCTGGAGTGACACTGTATTAGTCGCAATGATTCTGTTCAGTTTGATTATTGGCATTGTCATTTGGTGGTGGTCCCGGCGCAACGCGCTGACAGCGCCTTTTCGGCAACCCTTTTTATCGTCCGATTCATTACAACTGTTTGAACAAGTCTTTAACGACCTGCCAACCAGAGTGTACTGGCGCGATCCCGAACTGAAATTGTTAGGCGGAAACCGTGCTTTTGCCAATGACTTTGGTATTGATCCTGAATCTCTGGCCGGTAAAGCGGATGCAGAAATAGACTCTCTTGCCAGTAACGATGTGTTACTGAAAAGGGACAGAAAAACTTTTAGCCAGCAAACACCGTCCGCTAATGCTGAAATCGAATTGAAAGCCAATGGGGAAAGTCAGTGGGTCGAGCACTCCAGTGTTCCCCTTTACGATGACGACGACAATATTATCGGCATTCTCGGTAGCTACTACGACATTTCCGGTATTAAGTCGGTTGCAGAAGAAATGGAAAAAGCCAAAGAAACTGCCGAACGTGCCAACCAGTCGAAAGGTGAGTTTCTGGCGAATATGAGCCATGAAATTCGCACTCCAATTAACGCTATTGTCGGTATGGCAAACCTTTGCCTCAAAACCGAGCTTACGCAAAAACAAAAACGCTATATCAAAGTCATAGACTCTTCTTCGCAAGCGTTACTGGGCGTAATTAATGACATTCTCGATTTTTCAAAGATTGATGCAGGGAAGTTAACTGTCGAACGCATTCCTTTCGACTTGCAAGACGTATTGACCTCATTGGCGGATATGTTTGCCTACCGAGCTTACGATAAAGATCTTGAGTTTATTATTAACTTACCAGCCAATATACCCACGCGTTTAATTGGCGATCCGCTGCGGTTAAACCAGGTTCTCGTCAATTTGATCAGTAACGCCATTAAGTTTACCGAAGACGGTGAAATAAATGTTGCTGTTAATTTACTGGACAATTCACGGGATAATGTGTTGCTGCGGATCTCGGTTACCGATACCGGTATTGGTATGGACGAAGAGCAGCGCGCAAACCTCTTTAAAGCCTTTACTCAGGCAGACACATCTACAACCCGTAAGTATGGTGGCACCGGCCTTGGTTTAGCTATTTCCCGACGCCTTATTTTGTTAATGGGCGGCGATATCGGCGTAACCAGCGCCGCCGGTCAAGGCTCTACGTTTTACATCGAAGTCGAACTGCCGTTACAGACAGAGCAGGACAACAGTCATCATCAGTATCTTTTGCAGAAACTTAAAGGGGTTCGAATTCTCGCCATTGATGACAACTTAAGTACCCGTGAAATGCTCTATGAAATGCTGCGCAGTTATCAGGTTGATGTAAAAGTTTGCCGCACGGCGGAACAAGCTCTGCAAGTGTTTCAGTTGTCTGTCGAGGGCAACAATCCTTATCAACTGGTTTTGGTTGACTGGCGTTTGCCGGGTATGGATGGTCTGGAATTTTGCCAAACGATAACCGAGCGCTATGCAGAAGACATTCGGCCGAAAATGACTCTGGCAACGGGCTACTATGCCGAGGAATTATCCGAAAAAGCGAAGCAGGCGGGCGTAAACGATATTATTTCAAAGCCATTTACCGCTTCAACTTTAGGACGAAGCCTGACGTCTACCCTGGTTCAGCACGAGCTTCCGGATGAGAATGATGCTGACAATAACGACGGCATTCCGGAAAGCATTCTGCGAGCGCCAATTTTAGTCGTAGAGGACAACGAAATTAATCAGCAAGTGGCACGTGAAATCCTTGCAAGCCATAAGTTTAAAGTCGACATTGTCGAAAATGGTCAACTGGCGGTAGAAGCTGTTCAGAATAATAATTACTCGCTGGTATTAATGGACATTCAAATGCCTGTTATGGATGGGCTAAAGGCGGCTCGTACTATTCGCGCCGACTTCAATTATCAACAACTACCAATTCTGGCAATGACAGCGAATGCGATGAGCGGTGATGAAGAGCGCTCGCTGGCTGCAGGTATGCAGGGACACATTGCAAAACCTATTGATGAAAAACAACTCATTAAAGCCATTGTGAAATGGGCTGTTCCCGGTGACTACACCAATAATCAGCAGCAGGAAAAAGTGCGCGAGCCTAAACAGGAAGAAGCACCGAAATCTCCAGTTCGGATACCGCAGGTAAAAGGCATTGAGTTTGAAGCGGCATTAAAGCGTTTACAGTACAATGTTGAGCTTTATCTGAAGTTAGTAGAGCAGCTGTATGAAACCTACCAGGGTAGCGCCACTAAAGTCTCTGACTTTATTACTCGGGGCCAGCATGAAAGCGCGCGACGCTATTTCCACTCATTGAAAGGAGCCGCCGCTAATCTTGGCTTTACTCATTTACAAGGCAAAGCCGCCGACTTAGAGCAATTTATGGCAGAAGGTAACATCGATAAAGTTGCTGACCAGATCACTGAGCTGGAAAAACGTTTGCGCTATGCGCATCAGGCGGCTGTAGACTTAGAAGCTATTCAACAACATCAGTCTTGAGGAATTACTATGACTCGATATTTTTTTATTATTCCGCTGCTGCTCAGCTTGTTTTGGCTGTTGTATTTACAAGTCAATGGCTGGAGCATTAAACAGGGCTATAAAGGTTTTATTTACATTGCTGTATTCAGCGCTGTCATCGCCGCTTTTTACACGACGATGATGTTTCTTACCGGGCGTTAAACCAAAGCTAACAGAACGCCCGCAGCCACAGCTGAACCCAGTACGCCGGCGACATTTGGCCCCATCGCATGCATTAACAGGAAGTTTTGCTGGTTAGCCTGTAAACCCACCTTATTAACTACCCTTGCTGCCATAGGTACAGCGGAGACTCCGGCAGCACCAATTAACGGGTTAATCGGGTCTTTGCTGAATTTCCCCATCAATTTCGCCATTAAAATGCCGCTGGCGGTTCCAATGGAAAATGCAACAGCACCTAACACCAGAATGCCCAGCGTCTGGAAGCTGAGGAACTGATCTGCCTGCAGTTTAGAGCCCACAGCCAAACCTAGAAAGATGGTGACAATATTAATCAGTTCATTCTGAGTGGTTTTCGTTAAGCGTTCCACCACGCCAGATTCACGCATTAAGTTACCCAGGCAGAACATGCCAACCAAAGGCGTTGCTGAAGGCAAAAATAACAACGTTAGCCCCATAGCTATTAGCGGGAAGAAAAGCTTTTCACGACGAGCCACCGGCCGTAACTGCTCCATTTTTATCTCACGCTCGGCCTGAGTTGTCAGCAGTTTCATTATTGGTGGCTGGATAATAGGCACCAGCGCCATATATGAATAAGCGGCAACAGCAATAGCGCCCAATAAATCCGGTGCCAGCTTCGACGCCAGGAAAATAGCCGTGGGACCATCAGCGCCGCCGATAATTGAAATCGCCGCCGCATCGGACATCGAAAACTCAATGCCCGGTATGCCATTCAGAGCAATAGCACCAAACAAGGTAGCAAAGATACCGAATTGAGCCGCTCCACCCAAAAAGAGCATTTTAGGGTTTGCCAGTAAGGGCCCAAAATCGGTAAGCGCCCCGACGCCCATAAAAATAAGCAATGGGAACATCCCGGTGTCAATTCCAACGCTGTACACGTAGTAAAGAACTCCCCCAGGCTCAGTGAAACCACCTAAAGGGATATTTGCCAGTATTGCGCCAAAACCAATAGGTAACAGTAATAGAGGTTCAAATTTCTTTGAGATTGCCAAGTACAATAGCAACCCACCCACCAGAATCATGCTGAATTGACCAAATGTCATTGCAGCAATGCCGGTGGTTTCCCATAAAGTCTGCAGCTTCTCCATATTAACCTACCGTCACCAGAGCATCACCTACGGTCACTGCGTCACCTTCTTTTACATGAAGAGACTGAACAGTGCCGTCTTTGGGTGCT belongs to Idiomarina sp. PL1-037 and includes:
- a CDS encoding cytochrome C assembly family protein encodes the protein MLSLLLLISLLGYCASAFVILQNILKNKVLHPAYQIIPAALAVAAHGWLIIIELADDDFDHINISSSLAIVAFLIAALTVVKNNQASNLFLKPVIYLFSALTTLLLVFIPVNWGADISVGHGLVFHITLSLVAYGILALATLYALQTSYLNRVLKNRKGHILLSKLPPLMTVEKYFFNLLALGTFVLFLALGSGFLFLDDMLAQQQAHKTILTSVAALLYLLAVVLHRTSGLRGRIIVVITVLASTLLTLGYFGSRFVKDFLLS
- the gshA gene encoding glutamate--cysteine ligase, coding for MQATFQAVIEKLKQSGKTAVWQGIKRGIEREALRIKENGTLAPGDHPQELGKTLTHPTITTDYSENLLEFITPVASDINTTLSQLRDIHRVAYNAIDDELLWPMSMPCYIGSDDDIRIAKYGDSHSGRMKSLYRRGLTYRYGATMQVIAGVHYNFSVSDAMWEELAEIEGVRNNQSFRTERYFALIRNFKRVAWVIPYLFGASPALCKSFFSQTKNEEILQKWNFDTVGKGTVFLPYGTSLRMSDLGYTNKEQATLKITYNSLDEYVKGLRRAITTPSQQFSKIGVKVGDDYRQLNDNILQIENEFYSPIRPKQTARDGETPSQALERGGVEYIEIRALDVNPFSDVGITAQQMHFLDLMLLHCLLQPSKEMSWEQQQQADENFTKVVMQGRNPRLSLQQNGIDRLMADWLEELFADFASIAKALDNSSDSKVYQNHLADLYEWVLNPESTLSGQILRLLKEEDRDNSNLGMQLAKQYREQLKNEPLSYYQQDDFAKWAAESEQAFEDRYQQDNNVDFDTFLANYFKQAARSGQLAD
- a CDS encoding response regulator, with the translated sequence MNSFWTFLQLIFVILQVTSLALYALLPSPWSDTVLVAMILFSLIIGIVIWWWSRRNALTAPFRQPFLSSDSLQLFEQVFNDLPTRVYWRDPELKLLGGNRAFANDFGIDPESLAGKADAEIDSLASNDVLLKRDRKTFSQQTPSANAEIELKANGESQWVEHSSVPLYDDDDNIIGILGSYYDISGIKSVAEEMEKAKETAERANQSKGEFLANMSHEIRTPINAIVGMANLCLKTELTQKQKRYIKVIDSSSQALLGVINDILDFSKIDAGKLTVERIPFDLQDVLTSLADMFAYRAYDKDLEFIINLPANIPTRLIGDPLRLNQVLVNLISNAIKFTEDGEINVAVNLLDNSRDNVLLRISVTDTGIGMDEEQRANLFKAFTQADTSTTRKYGGTGLGLAISRRLILLMGGDIGVTSAAGQGSTFYIEVELPLQTEQDNSHHQYLLQKLKGVRILAIDDNLSTREMLYEMLRSYQVDVKVCRTAEQALQVFQLSVEGNNPYQLVLVDWRLPGMDGLEFCQTITERYAEDIRPKMTLATGYYAEELSEKAKQAGVNDIISKPFTASTLGRSLTSTLVQHELPDENDADNNDGIPESILRAPILVVEDNEINQQVAREILASHKFKVDIVENGQLAVEAVQNNNYSLVLMDIQMPVMDGLKAARTIRADFNYQQLPILAMTANAMSGDEERSLAAGMQGHIAKPIDEKQLIKAIVKWAVPGDYTNNQQQEKVREPKQEEAPKSPVRIPQVKGIEFEAALKRLQYNVELYLKLVEQLYETYQGSATKVSDFITRGQHESARRYFHSLKGAAANLGFTHLQGKAADLEQFMAEGNIDKVADQITELEKRLRYAHQAAVDLEAIQQHQS
- a CDS encoding sodium ion-translocating decarboxylase subunit beta; translated protein: MEKLQTLWETTGIAAMTFGQFSMILVGGLLLYLAISKKFEPLLLLPIGFGAILANIPLGGFTEPGGVLYYVYSVGIDTGMFPLLIFMGVGALTDFGPLLANPKMLFLGGAAQFGIFATLFGAIALNGIPGIEFSMSDAAAISIIGGADGPTAIFLASKLAPDLLGAIAVAAYSYMALVPIIQPPIMKLLTTQAEREIKMEQLRPVARREKLFFPLIAMGLTLLFLPSATPLVGMFCLGNLMRESGVVERLTKTTQNELINIVTIFLGLAVGSKLQADQFLSFQTLGILVLGAVAFSIGTASGILMAKLMGKFSKDPINPLIGAAGVSAVPMAARVVNKVGLQANQQNFLLMHAMGPNVAGVLGSAVAAGVLLALV
- a CDS encoding HlyC/CorC family transporter — translated: MDEISTSMLLVILAVLLFLSAYFSGSETGMMSINRYRLRHLVQNNHPGAKRVQYLLDRPDRLIGLILIGNNLVNIGASAIATILCLRWFGDAGIVVATFGLTLIILIFSEVTPKTIAALHPERISFPSSLILMPLLKIMYPIVIGMNFITNSFMRMLGVNPKQSQMADALSSDELRTVVNEAGNLIPTSHQEMLVSILDLEKVTVEDVMVPRNEIVGIDISDDWKSIVKQLSNGQHTRVLLYRNEIDDAIGFLHARDIMRLMSKNQFTADKSILVRAARDSYFIPEGTPLNVQLLKFQRRKERIGLVVDEYGDIQGLVTLEDILEEIVGDFTTSMAPAPSESVTLETDGSFLVDGSANLRELNKEMNWDFPTDGPKTLSGLIIEQFGDIPDARLSLRLGGYPVELVEIGDTMIKQIRVFPELYQKTDNQTND